One Burkholderia sp. PAMC 26561 genomic window carries:
- the gap gene encoding type I glyceraldehyde-3-phosphate dehydrogenase, which yields MTIRVAINGYGRIGRNTLRALYENGKKHDIEIVAINDLGDAKTNAHLTQYDTAHGKFPGEVSVDGDYLVVNGDRIRVLANRNPAELPWGELNVDVVLECTGFFTTKEKASAHIKGGAKKVIISAPGGKDVDATIVYGVNHHVLKASDTVISNASCTTNCLAPLVKPLNDKIGLVNGLMTTIHAYTNDQVLTDVYHEDLRRARSATHSQIPTKTGAASAVGLVLPELNGKLDGYAIRVPTINVSIVDLSFIAARDTTVEEVNSIMKEASEGALKGILGYNTAPLVSIDFNHNPASSTFDATLTKVSGRLVKVSSWYDNEWGFSNRMLDTAVALANAK from the coding sequence ATGACGATTCGCGTTGCAATCAACGGCTACGGCCGGATCGGCCGCAATACGCTGCGCGCCTTGTACGAAAACGGCAAGAAGCATGACATCGAGATCGTTGCCATCAATGATCTCGGCGATGCCAAGACGAACGCGCACCTGACGCAGTACGACACGGCGCACGGCAAGTTCCCGGGCGAAGTATCGGTTGACGGCGACTACCTCGTGGTCAACGGCGACCGCATCCGCGTGCTGGCCAACCGCAATCCGGCCGAACTGCCGTGGGGCGAGCTGAACGTGGACGTGGTGCTGGAATGCACGGGCTTTTTCACGACGAAAGAGAAGGCCAGCGCCCACATCAAGGGCGGCGCGAAGAAGGTCATCATCTCGGCGCCGGGTGGCAAGGACGTCGATGCAACCATCGTTTATGGCGTGAATCATCACGTGCTGAAGGCGTCGGACACGGTGATCTCGAACGCATCGTGCACGACGAACTGTCTCGCACCGCTCGTCAAGCCGCTGAACGACAAGATCGGTCTGGTGAATGGCCTGATGACGACCATTCATGCATACACGAACGACCAGGTCCTGACGGACGTGTATCACGAAGACCTGCGCCGCGCGCGCTCGGCCACGCACAGCCAGATCCCGACGAAGACGGGCGCTGCATCGGCGGTTGGCCTGGTGCTGCCGGAGCTGAACGGCAAGCTGGACGGTTACGCGATTCGCGTGCCGACCATCAATGTGTCGATCGTCGACCTGTCGTTCATTGCCGCACGCGACACGACGGTGGAAGAAGTGAACTCGATCATGAAGGAAGCATCGGAAGGCGCGCTGAAGGGCATTCTGGGCTACAACACGGCGCCGCTGGTCTCGATCGACTTCAACCACAATCCGGCATCGTCCACGTTCGACGCAACGCTCACGAAGGTGTCAGGCCGTCTCGTGAAGGTGTCGAGCTGGTACGACAACGAGTGGGGCTTCTCGAACCGCATGCTGGACACGGCTGTGGCTTTGGCCAATGCGAAGTAA
- the fur gene encoding ferric iron uptake transcriptional regulator: protein MTNPADLKNIGLKATLPRLKILEIFQHSPVRHLTAEDVYRNLLHEELDIGLATVYRVLTQFEQAGLLSRSNFESGKAVFELNEGSHHDHLVCLDCGLVEEFFDAEIESRQQDIAKERGFKLHEHALALYGTCTKEQCPHRKN from the coding sequence ATGACCAATCCCGCCGATCTCAAAAATATCGGGCTGAAGGCAACCCTGCCCCGGCTCAAGATCCTCGAGATTTTCCAGCATAGTCCGGTGCGCCACCTGACTGCAGAAGATGTGTATCGCAACCTGTTGCACGAAGAACTCGATATCGGTCTTGCGACCGTGTACCGCGTGTTGACGCAGTTCGAGCAAGCAGGGCTGCTGTCGCGCAGCAACTTTGAATCCGGCAAGGCCGTGTTCGAACTCAACGAAGGCTCGCATCATGACCACCTGGTGTGTCTTGACTGCGGCCTGGTCGAAGAGTTCTTCGACGCTGAAATTGAAAGCCGTCAGCAAGATATCGCAAAAGAACGCGGGTTCAAGCTGCACGAACACGCGCTCGCACTCTACGGCACGTGCACGAAGGAACAGTGTCCGCACAGGAAAAACTGA
- the bamE gene encoding outer membrane protein assembly factor BamE: MRGTLIAAATMTVLAGLSACSTYDSVTQSIAQHITPYRITVVQGNFVSAEAAAQMQVGMSRDQVKTLLGTPLLADMFHADRWDYIFYFKRGSTSVVQQRDFVVNFAGDRVANWTGGENLPSNLELLAEIDGDKGRKIPAAPVPGMASAAGASGVPATPAATTVSAPGGEPSTQPDASNAFAGDANQQAAQAANRATAAVEAPTGRTRSSAMPNVPGNPSLPPNVSAAGNSQIQLQRRPQTVTIPNSAAVGPAGTSPTPANTDGQATFYVPSTKTN; this comes from the coding sequence ATGCGCGGAACTTTGATTGCTGCCGCCACCATGACCGTCCTGGCCGGGTTGTCCGCTTGTTCCACCTATGACAGCGTCACGCAGAGCATCGCGCAACACATCACGCCGTATCGGATCACGGTCGTGCAGGGGAATTTCGTTTCGGCAGAAGCTGCGGCGCAGATGCAAGTCGGCATGTCGCGCGATCAGGTGAAAACGCTGCTCGGCACGCCGCTGCTCGCGGACATGTTCCACGCGGACCGCTGGGACTATATTTTCTACTTCAAGCGCGGATCGACTTCGGTTGTTCAGCAGCGCGATTTCGTGGTGAATTTCGCCGGCGATCGCGTGGCGAACTGGACGGGTGGCGAGAACCTGCCGTCGAATCTCGAGCTGCTGGCTGAAATCGATGGCGACAAGGGCCGCAAGATTCCCGCAGCGCCGGTTCCGGGCATGGCGAGCGCAGCCGGCGCCAGCGGCGTTCCGGCTACGCCGGCGGCCACGACCGTCTCGGCGCCGGGTGGCGAGCCCAGCACGCAGCCGGATGCATCGAATGCATTCGCCGGCGACGCCAACCAGCAGGCCGCGCAAGCCGCCAACCGTGCAACGGCGGCCGTGGAAGCACCGACCGGACGTACCCGCTCGTCGGCCATGCCGAACGTGCCGGGCAATCCGAGCCTGCCACCGAACGTCAGCGCTGCCGGCAACTCGCAGATTCAGTTGCAGCGGCGTCCGCAGACGGTGACCATTCCGAACAGTGCTGCAGTCGGGCCTGCCGGTACGTCGCCTACGCCGGCAAACACGGATGGACAGGCAACGTTCTACGTACCATCGACGAAAACCAATTAA
- the dapB gene encoding 4-hydroxy-tetrahydrodipicolinate reductase, translated as MKIAIAGASGRMGRMLIETVLNNPDVTLSGALDRAGSPQLGEDVGTLLGKTTGVVLTDDIEQVFAASDVLIDFTRPEGTLVHLEAALRHNVKMVIGTTGFSDQQKAQLRAAGEKIGVVFSANMSVGVNVTLKLLEFAARHFDKGYDIEIIEAHHRHKVDAPSGTALAMGETIANALGRDLKECAVYGREGVTGERDPSTIGFAAIRGGDIVGDHTVLFAGIGERVEITHKSSSRLSYAQGSLRAAQFLASRERGMFDMQDVLGLR; from the coding sequence ATGAAAATCGCCATCGCCGGTGCATCGGGCCGTATGGGCCGCATGCTGATCGAAACCGTTCTCAATAATCCCGACGTGACCTTGTCCGGCGCGCTCGACCGCGCGGGATCACCGCAGCTCGGCGAGGATGTGGGTACGTTGCTCGGTAAAACCACGGGCGTGGTTCTTACTGACGATATCGAGCAGGTGTTTGCCGCAAGCGATGTGCTGATCGACTTCACGCGTCCCGAAGGCACGCTCGTGCATCTGGAAGCGGCGTTGCGCCATAACGTGAAAATGGTGATCGGCACGACGGGTTTCAGCGATCAGCAGAAAGCGCAATTGCGTGCCGCCGGAGAGAAGATCGGGGTCGTGTTCTCGGCGAACATGAGCGTGGGCGTGAACGTGACGCTCAAGCTGCTGGAATTCGCGGCCAGACACTTCGATAAAGGCTACGACATCGAGATCATCGAGGCGCATCACCGGCACAAGGTCGATGCACCGTCGGGCACCGCCCTGGCAATGGGCGAGACGATCGCCAACGCGCTCGGCCGCGACTTGAAGGAATGCGCGGTGTACGGCCGGGAAGGCGTGACGGGTGAACGCGATCCCTCCACCATCGGTTTCGCTGCGATTCGCGGCGGCGATATTGTCGGCGACCACACGGTGCTGTTCGCGGGCATCGGCGAGCGCGTCGAGATCACGCACAAGTCTTCCAGCCGTTTGTCTTACGCTCAAGGTTCGCTGCGCGCCGCGCAATTCCTGGCGAGCCGGGAACGCGGAATGTTCGACATGCAGGACGTGCTCGGCTTGCGTTGA
- a CDS encoding MotA/TolQ/ExbB proton channel family protein, which yields MATTGIIHYLQSSDGITHGVAGVLLAMSVASWCFLIVKAWVLVRAKRQGPRAVQRFWQAATLADGIAELKKADRERVYLPLAMAAWRASEAEMPGALIAHVEPGERVLRALRHALLASQRRLEFGQVLLASVGSTAPFVGLLGTVWGIYHALGSIAASGQAMIENVAGPVGEALIMTAFGLVVAIPAVLAYNVLGRLVRQISEELDGFAHDLHAYTNGAAPCRVKSAAVQDHVA from the coding sequence ATGGCAACAACCGGCATCATTCATTATTTGCAGAGCAGCGACGGCATCACACATGGCGTGGCGGGCGTGCTGCTGGCCATGTCGGTGGCGAGCTGGTGTTTTCTGATCGTGAAGGCATGGGTCCTCGTTCGTGCAAAACGCCAGGGGCCGCGCGCCGTACAGCGGTTCTGGCAGGCGGCGACGCTTGCTGACGGCATCGCGGAGTTGAAGAAAGCCGATCGCGAACGCGTGTATTTGCCGCTTGCGATGGCTGCGTGGCGTGCATCGGAGGCGGAAATGCCGGGTGCGTTGATCGCGCATGTCGAACCCGGCGAGCGTGTGTTGCGCGCGCTCAGGCATGCGCTGCTCGCGTCTCAGCGGCGGCTCGAGTTCGGGCAGGTCTTGCTGGCATCGGTGGGAAGTACCGCGCCGTTTGTCGGATTGCTCGGCACTGTCTGGGGCATTTATCACGCGCTCGGCAGCATTGCCGCCAGCGGGCAGGCGATGATCGAAAACGTGGCCGGTCCGGTTGGCGAGGCGCTGATCATGACGGCGTTCGGACTGGTCGTGGCCATTCCGGCCGTGCTTGCGTACAACGTGCTCGGACGGCTGGTGCGGCAAATCTCGGAAGAACTCGATGGCTTCGCGCACGACCTGCACGCTTACACCAACGGCGCGGCGCCGTGCCGGGTGAAGAGCGCGGCCGTTCAGGACCACGTGGCCTGA
- a CDS encoding ExbD/TolR family protein, whose translation MAFGGLDKKSNGAPMAEINMTPLIDVMLVLLVIFIITAPLFTHAIRLDLPKVASQVVRETPDTITLSIDDTGKFYWNDKPVAFEEMQAQFAAEGKKATQPELHLRASAATRYDVIARVMGAAQSAGLSKIGFVTEPAKPTH comes from the coding sequence ATGGCATTCGGCGGACTGGACAAGAAATCGAACGGCGCTCCCATGGCGGAGATCAACATGACGCCGTTGATCGACGTGATGCTGGTGCTGCTCGTGATTTTCATCATCACCGCGCCTTTGTTCACGCACGCAATCCGGCTGGATCTGCCGAAGGTGGCATCGCAGGTCGTGCGCGAGACGCCGGACACGATCACGCTTTCCATCGATGACACCGGCAAGTTCTATTGGAACGACAAACCGGTCGCCTTCGAGGAGATGCAGGCGCAATTCGCGGCCGAAGGCAAGAAAGCGACGCAACCGGAGTTGCATCTAAGGGCATCGGCGGCGACGCGTTATGACGTGATCGCACGGGTGATGGGCGCCGCGCAAAGCGCGGGCTTGAGCAAGATCGGCTTTGTGACGGAGCCTGCGAAGCCCACGCACTGA